Proteins found in one Pseudomonadota bacterium genomic segment:
- a CDS encoding thiamine pyrophosphate-binding protein, whose product MSDTVSNRRRLRGGALLAEALADKGVEHVFTLAGGFCNPALEGFMALELPVINTPHEQVAGHLADGHTRVSRKPSVCLVGPEGFCNAIPAIMEAWGERTPVIFVTGSSTLKRQGAGGFKEIDDVAIAAPITKYSASITDGTRIREFVDRAWHIATTGYPGPVHLSLPVDLMFAHVDADAGLDQRPRWHGDRPAPRAWPAPDALAPILERVCAAERPILIGGHGVWWSGAEGTLERVATRFSLPVFNVPYHQKLLAETSPVYMGLADIHQYAPSRWALQQSDCVVMVGCRLDNQMQFGNAPFIPDSAHLVCVNGSDEELVYNHAADSVLLADPAAFLDALDAHATAHGWPGTPDWLAANRTQRNDWVDATLQSIGEETAADQAAGRKMHPLQLSLDVQAAMPDDAWLVFDGGNTHFWSEIAVNLAGHRGKQLAGILHPGNYSLLGVGVSLALSAKRLHPDAPVVLISGDGAFLSGGLSIETAFQEDAPIVVVIDNNGGLDCISQQQERLFENGQHYATDFRDIPFHTLFEGLGGQGELVETHAELAPAMARALASGKPACVNVKARGVISPIVAATSDKRDKASIE is encoded by the coding sequence ATGAGCGACACCGTGAGCAACCGGCGGCGTTTGCGCGGCGGTGCACTGCTCGCCGAGGCGCTGGCCGACAAAGGCGTCGAACACGTCTTCACGCTGGCGGGCGGCTTTTGCAACCCCGCACTCGAAGGCTTCATGGCGCTCGAGCTGCCGGTGATCAACACCCCGCACGAACAGGTGGCCGGGCACCTCGCCGACGGCCACACGCGCGTGTCGCGCAAACCGTCGGTGTGCCTCGTCGGGCCCGAGGGCTTCTGCAACGCAATCCCGGCAATCATGGAGGCCTGGGGCGAGCGCACGCCGGTGATCTTCGTGACCGGCAGCAGCACGCTGAAGCGCCAGGGCGCAGGCGGTTTCAAGGAAATCGACGACGTCGCGATCGCCGCACCGATCACCAAGTATTCGGCGAGCATCACCGACGGCACCCGCATCCGCGAGTTCGTCGACCGCGCCTGGCACATCGCCACCACCGGCTACCCCGGCCCGGTGCACCTGAGCCTGCCGGTCGACCTGATGTTTGCCCACGTCGACGCCGACGCCGGGCTCGACCAACGGCCCCGCTGGCACGGCGATCGTCCGGCGCCACGCGCCTGGCCCGCGCCCGACGCGCTCGCGCCGATTCTCGAGCGCGTGTGCGCGGCCGAACGGCCCATCCTGATCGGCGGGCACGGCGTGTGGTGGTCGGGCGCGGAAGGCACACTGGAGCGCGTCGCAACGCGGTTCAGCCTGCCGGTCTTCAACGTGCCCTACCACCAGAAGCTGCTGGCCGAGACCTCGCCGGTGTACATGGGGCTCGCGGACATCCACCAGTACGCGCCGAGCCGCTGGGCACTGCAGCAGAGCGACTGCGTGGTCATGGTCGGTTGCCGACTCGACAACCAGATGCAATTCGGCAACGCACCGTTCATCCCGGACAGTGCCCACCTCGTTTGCGTCAACGGCTCGGACGAGGAACTCGTTTACAACCACGCCGCCGACAGCGTGCTGCTGGCCGACCCGGCGGCGTTTCTGGACGCCCTGGACGCGCACGCGACGGCGCACGGCTGGCCCGGCACCCCGGACTGGCTCGCGGCCAACCGCACCCAGCGCAACGACTGGGTCGATGCCACGCTGCAGTCGATTGGCGAGGAGACCGCCGCCGACCAGGCGGCCGGACGCAAGATGCACCCGCTGCAGCTGTCGCTCGACGTGCAGGCCGCGATGCCCGACGACGCCTGGCTGGTGTTCGACGGCGGCAACACGCATTTCTGGTCGGAGATCGCCGTGAACCTCGCGGGTCACCGTGGCAAGCAGCTCGCCGGCATCCTGCACCCGGGCAACTACAGCCTGCTCGGCGTCGGTGTGTCACTCGCTCTCTCGGCCAAGCGCCTGCACCCTGACGCGCCTGTCGTGCTGATCAGCGGCGACGGCGCGTTCCTCTCCGGCGGTCTCTCGATCGAGACCGCGTTCCAGGAGGATGCACCGATCGTCGTCGTGATCGACAACAACGGGGGCCTGGATTGCATTTCCCAGCAGCAAGAGCGGCTGTTCGAGAACGGCCAGCACTACGCAACCGATTTCCGTGACATCCCCTTTCACACGTTGTTCGAGGGCCTTGGCGGCCAAGGCGAGTTGGTCGAGACACACGCCGAGCTCGCACCCGCCATGGCGCGGGCCCTCGCGAGCGGCAAACCGGCCTGCGTGAACGTGAAGGCGCGCGGGGTGATCAGCCCGATCGTCGCGGCGACCAGTGACAAACGCGACAAGGCGAGCATCGAATAG
- a CDS encoding enoyl-CoA hydratase, with protein sequence MSASPVLEHTDNGVLRLTLNTPASRNSLSLAMLDALQAALDSAQDNPAVRVVVIAANGPVFCAGHDLTEMTAARQNSDRGRAFFEDTLARCATLMQSLTQLPQPVIAEVHAMATAAGCQLAASADLVVASEDAQFATPGVHIGLFCSTPMVALSRAVSAKHAMEMLMLGEPVDADTAHRMGLVNRVVPAAELRATVNALAAKIASKSTLTVKTGKRAFYRQRELDLAAAYDYASQVMTENMLAHDAEEGIGAFIEKREPDWQDR encoded by the coding sequence ATGAGTGCATCACCGGTTCTGGAGCACACCGACAACGGCGTGTTGCGCCTGACGCTGAACACACCGGCCTCGCGCAACAGTTTGTCGCTGGCGATGCTCGATGCACTTCAGGCTGCGCTCGACAGTGCGCAAGACAACCCTGCCGTGCGCGTGGTGGTGATTGCGGCCAACGGCCCGGTGTTCTGCGCCGGCCACGACCTCACGGAAATGACCGCCGCCCGACAGAACAGCGACCGCGGGCGCGCCTTCTTCGAGGACACGCTGGCGCGCTGCGCCACGCTGATGCAAAGCCTGACTCAACTGCCGCAGCCGGTGATCGCCGAGGTGCACGCGATGGCGACCGCAGCCGGCTGCCAGCTCGCCGCGAGCGCCGACCTGGTGGTGGCGAGCGAGGACGCCCAGTTCGCCACCCCGGGCGTGCACATCGGTTTGTTCTGTTCGACACCGATGGTTGCACTCTCGCGCGCTGTCAGCGCCAAACACGCAATGGAAATGCTGATGCTCGGCGAGCCGGTCGACGCCGACACCGCCCACCGCATGGGCCTTGTGAACCGCGTGGTGCCCGCAGCCGAGCTGCGCGCCACGGTCAACGCCCTCGCGGCCAAGATCGCGTCAAAATCCACACTGACGGTCAAGACCGGCAAACGCGCCTTCTACCGCCAACGCGAACTCGACCTCGCCGCCGCCTACGACTACGCAAGCCAGGTCATGACCGAGAACATGCTCGCCCACGACGCCGAAGAAGGCATCGGCGCGTTCATCGAGAAACGCGAACCGGACTGGCAGGACCGCTGA
- the ilvY gene encoding HTH-type transcriptional activator IlvY, which produces MEEREAEVLLTLAATLHFGRTATRCNLSTSAVSRVVQRAEARVGHALFTRDNRRVQLTPAGRRVCALVAEHSAAWVQLRDSLDGAGDGLRGEISLYASVTASYSVLADILPGLRRAHPGIELKLHTGDQADGVERVLGGVDDCAVVAEPDRLPPGLAFVPLRTSPLRLYGPVSGPVADAMQVCLDAGREPRWAETPVVLAEHGLARDRLLARFSERGESPRVYAQVAGHEAVVSVVSLGFGVAVVPELVMAHSPVSEAIRVLPWFDDLKPFSIGVCAQRRRLDDPLLAAFWRQADPASGGR; this is translated from the coding sequence ATGGAAGAACGCGAAGCCGAGGTGCTCCTGACCCTCGCCGCGACCTTGCACTTCGGCCGCACCGCGACGCGCTGCAACCTCAGCACCTCGGCGGTCAGCCGCGTGGTTCAGCGCGCTGAGGCGCGTGTCGGGCACGCGCTGTTTACCCGCGACAACCGCCGGGTGCAGCTGACGCCGGCGGGGCGTCGGGTGTGCGCGCTGGTGGCCGAGCACAGTGCCGCGTGGGTCCAGCTGCGTGACAGCCTGGACGGGGCGGGCGACGGGCTGCGCGGCGAGATCAGCCTCTATGCCTCGGTCACAGCGAGCTACAGCGTGCTGGCGGATATCCTGCCCGGGCTGCGTCGTGCGCACCCCGGCATCGAGCTCAAGCTGCACACCGGCGACCAGGCGGACGGCGTCGAGCGCGTGCTGGGTGGGGTCGACGATTGTGCCGTGGTCGCCGAACCGGACCGCCTGCCGCCGGGCCTCGCCTTCGTGCCCTTGCGCACCTCGCCGCTACGGCTCTACGGCCCGGTGTCCGGTCCGGTTGCCGACGCCATGCAGGTGTGCCTGGACGCCGGGCGCGAACCGCGCTGGGCCGAGACGCCGGTGGTGTTGGCCGAGCACGGCCTCGCGCGCGACCGGCTGCTCGCGCGCTTCAGCGAGCGTGGGGAGTCGCCGCGGGTGTACGCGCAGGTGGCTGGCCACGAGGCGGTGGTCAGTGTGGTCAGCCTGGGTTTTGGCGTCGCGGTGGTGCCGGAGCTCGTGATGGCGCACAGCCCGGTCAGCGAGGCGATCCGGGTGCTGCCCTGGTTCGACGACCTCAAGCCGTTCTCGATCGGGGTGTGTGCCCAGCGACGGCGGCTGGACGACCCGCTGCTGGCCGCGTTCTGGCGGCAGGCCGACCCGGCCAGTGGCGGTCGCTGA
- a CDS encoding alpha-hydroxy acid oxidase has protein sequence MRPDSALFSTDDAIRLARWRLPRLAFDFIAGATGREHAATHNTEAIRALRLQPRVLLPTDGRTLSTPLLDDTWERPFGIAPMGLCNLVHPDADTLLIDTARRCTLPVCTSTAASTSLEQVAARAGNTAWFQLYVTGGVDDALALVERALQAGYHTLVLTVDVPQASRRIRDQRNGLQLPFRLGARQLVDFALHPRWTWSQWRRGAPAPANFDAAKPFDRGASRGACDRAFLDTLRARWPGRLLVKGITHPDDARAVRDAGADAVWVSNHGGRQLDAAPAAIDILPRIRAALGRDCPILFDSGLQSGEDVVKALACGADFCMLGRPWLYALGAGGGAALDRLVDLISTDIDTVMAQLGVTRTVDISEQHLWQSDPNETPS, from the coding sequence ATGCGGCCCGACTCGGCCCTCTTCAGCACAGACGATGCGATTCGCCTCGCCCGGTGGCGCCTGCCGCGCCTGGCCTTCGACTTCATCGCGGGCGCCACCGGGCGCGAACACGCCGCGACCCACAACACCGAGGCGATCCGCGCGCTGCGCCTGCAGCCGCGCGTTCTGCTGCCCACCGACGGGCGCACGCTGAGCACCCCGCTGCTCGACGACACCTGGGAACGGCCGTTCGGCATCGCGCCGATGGGCTTGTGCAACCTGGTACACCCGGACGCCGACACGCTGCTGATCGACACCGCACGGCGCTGCACCTTGCCGGTGTGCACGTCGACCGCGGCGTCCACCTCGCTCGAGCAGGTCGCCGCGCGCGCAGGCAACACGGCCTGGTTTCAGTTGTACGTGACCGGCGGCGTCGACGACGCACTGGCGCTGGTCGAGCGCGCGTTGCAGGCCGGGTACCACACCCTGGTACTGACTGTGGATGTGCCACAGGCCTCGCGGCGCATCCGCGACCAACGCAACGGCCTGCAGTTGCCGTTTCGACTCGGCGCACGCCAGCTCGTCGATTTCGCCCTGCATCCGCGTTGGACGTGGTCGCAGTGGCGCCGCGGCGCCCCGGCACCCGCCAACTTCGACGCGGCGAAGCCCTTCGACCGGGGCGCGAGCCGCGGTGCCTGCGACCGCGCCTTTCTTGACACCCTGCGCGCGCGTTGGCCCGGCCGGCTGCTGGTCAAGGGCATCACCCACCCCGACGACGCGCGCGCCGTGCGCGACGCCGGTGCCGATGCGGTCTGGGTGTCGAACCACGGCGGGCGCCAGCTCGACGCGGCACCGGCCGCAATCGACATCCTGCCGCGCATCCGTGCGGCACTTGGGCGCGATTGCCCGATCCTCTTCGACAGCGGCCTGCAAAGTGGCGAAGACGTGGTCAAGGCGCTCGCCTGCGGTGCGGATTTTTGTATGCTGGGCCGGCCGTGGCTCTACGCGCTGGGCGCCGGTGGCGGCGCCGCACTCGATCGGCTTGTCGACCTGATCAGCACCGACATCGACACCGTGATGGCGCAACTCGGCGTCACCCGCACCGTGGACATCAGCGAACAGCACCTATGGCAAAGCGATCCCAACGAGACCCCGTCGTGA
- a CDS encoding dimethylsulfoniopropionate demethylase codes for MRNGLQMSRRIRRTPYTARVEALGVSGFTVVNHTLLPKAFQHSVEDDYWHLREHVQLWDVGCQRQVEIRGPDAGRLVQWMTPRDLSTVAVGRCVYTPLVDHRGLLVNDPITLKLGEDHFWLSIADSDVALYALGLARGADLDVSVGEADIWPIAVQGPRAEALLCTLYGDHLRNVRYFGTATVEIDGSPCTVARSGYSGQGGFELYPTPAQGRAAWDALWHAGQAFDIRPGCPNLIDRIEAGLLSFGNEMTRDDSPLEAGLARWCDLDTDTGCIGLDALRAQRTRGVTRRLCGVRVDAPRGAVCAEPWPVRVGGETVGSLTSAIHSPRLGAHVALGILARSASAPGQGVEVQVDADQRVPGTVEALPFTPRDEASR; via the coding sequence ATGCGAAACGGCTTGCAGATGTCGCGGCGCATCCGCCGCACGCCCTACACCGCGCGGGTCGAGGCACTCGGCGTCAGCGGCTTCACGGTGGTCAACCACACACTGCTGCCGAAGGCCTTTCAGCATTCGGTCGAGGACGACTACTGGCACCTCCGTGAACACGTGCAACTGTGGGACGTCGGCTGTCAGCGGCAGGTGGAGATTCGCGGGCCGGACGCCGGTCGCCTCGTGCAATGGATGACCCCGCGCGACCTCAGCACCGTTGCCGTTGGCCGTTGCGTCTACACACCGCTTGTCGACCACCGGGGCCTGCTGGTCAACGACCCGATCACGCTCAAGCTCGGCGAGGACCACTTCTGGTTGTCGATCGCCGACTCGGACGTTGCGCTCTACGCGCTGGGCCTCGCGCGCGGCGCCGACCTCGACGTGAGCGTTGGCGAGGCCGACATCTGGCCGATCGCGGTGCAAGGGCCACGCGCCGAAGCGCTCCTGTGCACGCTCTATGGCGACCACCTCCGCAACGTGCGGTACTTCGGCACCGCCACGGTCGAGATCGACGGCAGTCCGTGCACGGTCGCGCGCTCGGGCTATTCGGGCCAGGGCGGCTTCGAGCTCTACCCCACCCCGGCCCAGGGCCGCGCGGCCTGGGACGCGCTCTGGCACGCCGGTCAGGCGTTCGACATCCGTCCGGGCTGCCCGAACCTCATCGACCGCATCGAAGCGGGCCTCTTGTCCTTTGGCAACGAGATGACGCGCGACGACAGCCCGCTCGAGGCCGGCCTCGCGCGCTGGTGCGACCTCGACACCGACACAGGCTGCATCGGCCTGGACGCCCTGCGTGCCCAGCGCACCCGAGGTGTCACACGACGCCTGTGCGGCGTCCGGGTCGACGCCCCGAGAGGCGCGGTCTGCGCCGAACCCTGGCCGGTGCGGGTCGGCGGCGAGACCGTGGGTTCGTTGACATCCGCGATACACTCTCCGCGACTCGGGGCGCACGTCGCCCTCGGCATCCTGGCGCGCTCGGCGTCGGCCCCCGGGCAGGGGGTCGAGGTGCAAGTCGACGCCGATCAGCGGGTGCCGGGGACGGTCGAGGCCCTGCCATTCACACCACGAGACGAGGCGTCGCGATGA
- a CDS encoding prepilin-type N-terminal cleavage/methylation domain-containing protein: MRSHSNASNPPLQSGFTLIELMIVIAIIGILASIAVPSYRSYVQKANLAKAVTLGTSLADKAIVFYNINGRWASEAEMEGVVGTADRNDFANDDNIISAFVTNRRGVGQAYVLLTAASIGDTANRWIGLTLSDNGSQVTKDWCDPTMPEVGIYPDDLRSMLEC; encoded by the coding sequence ATGCGCAGTCATTCCAACGCGTCGAATCCACCCCTTCAATCCGGTTTTACGCTGATCGAGCTCATGATTGTCATCGCGATTATTGGCATTTTGGCCAGTATTGCGGTTCCGTCCTACCGCAGCTACGTCCAAAAAGCGAATCTCGCGAAGGCGGTGACGCTGGGCACCTCGCTCGCGGACAAAGCCATCGTGTTTTACAACATCAATGGTCGGTGGGCTTCAGAGGCTGAGATGGAAGGCGTCGTTGGAACCGCTGACCGGAACGACTTCGCGAACGACGACAACATCATCAGCGCGTTCGTGACCAACCGAAGAGGGGTCGGTCAGGCCTATGTGCTGTTGACGGCGGCGTCGATTGGGGACACAGCCAACCGTTGGATTGGACTCACGCTCAGTGACAACGGCAGCCAAGTCACCAAAGATTGGTGTGACCCGACCATGCCGGAAGTGGGCATCTATCCAGACGACCTGCGGTCCATGCTGGAATGCTGA
- a CDS encoding colicin D domain-containing protein, with protein MNPFTTVRRAAHLAIAAGLIALSAHAHAGMQVIYFHTDATGSPTAAFNADGDVCWREQYSPYGEKLDNPDAVPRTDNGCGLLGTDVGYTGHVQDTTGLVYAQQRYYDPQVGRFLSVDPVLPHAGDSRYFGRYHYGANSPYRYTDPTGENFVSGIFETISQGWDAITGGSFDSEAVADAFADGYNGNGGALGFAGALAEDVATFAGGFVFSGAVRGVSAASRIGRGSSGVGLQSAGAAVNRTINFSTRQIQSKFKHAEEFGVTGPYNKKNAERFKEAIKKHVNDKDTAVIPGTYRGQDVTHFTNPKTGLNVMKTPDDDFISGWRLSSSQLGNVLGRGSL; from the coding sequence ATGAACCCATTCACCACCGTGCGCCGAGCCGCGCACCTCGCCATCGCTGCGGGCTTGATCGCACTCAGTGCCCACGCGCACGCGGGCATGCAAGTCATCTACTTCCACACTGACGCCACGGGCAGCCCGACGGCTGCGTTCAATGCTGACGGTGACGTCTGCTGGCGCGAACAGTACTCACCGTACGGCGAGAAGTTGGACAACCCGGACGCCGTGCCTCGCACGGACAACGGCTGCGGCCTGCTCGGCACCGACGTGGGGTACACCGGTCACGTCCAAGACACCACTGGGCTTGTCTACGCACAGCAACGGTACTACGACCCGCAGGTGGGGCGGTTTTTGAGCGTGGATCCGGTGTTGCCGCATGCGGGCGATTCCCGCTACTTTGGGCGGTATCACTATGGAGCGAATAGTCCTTACCGCTACACTGACCCTACGGGCGAAAACTTTGTCAGTGGAATATTTGAGACTATTTCCCAGGGATGGGATGCTATTACGGGAGGCTCATTTGACTCTGAAGCGGTCGCAGATGCCTTCGCTGATGGATACAATGGAAACGGGGGCGCTCTAGGTTTTGCTGGCGCACTTGCTGAAGATGTTGCTACGTTTGCTGGCGGTTTTGTTTTCAGTGGTGCAGTTAGAGGTGTTTCTGCTGCATCCAGGATAGGGCGCGGGTCTTCAGGTGTTGGTCTCCAGTCAGCGGGCGCGGCTGTCAATCGAACAATCAACTTCTCTACGCGTCAGATACAAAGTAAATTCAAGCACGCAGAAGAATTTGGAGTAACTGGACCTTACAATAAGAAAAATGCTGAGAGATTCAAAGAAGCAATCAAAAAACATGTCAACGATAAGGACACTGCTGTGATACCTGGAACATATAGAGGGCAAGATGTTACTCACTTTACGAACCCTAAAACTGGGCTCAATGTGATGAAAACACCTGATGATGACTTCATTAGTGGCTGGAGATTATCCTCATCACAGCTTGGCAATGTTCTAGGCCGTGGTTCGCTATAA
- a CDS encoding hydroxyisourate hydrolase: MAQFTTHLLSAVDGRHAAGVPIRIVQRTPGRVDIELVAGTSDAGGRFSADIEPEAPTPETRYEFAVDTAHYFADVTGTRPAVVDEITVRFALPDPAARYHMPLMIAPNSYSLWWSPPGG; the protein is encoded by the coding sequence ATGGCCCAGTTCACCACCCACTTGCTCAGCGCAGTCGACGGCCGGCACGCAGCCGGCGTGCCGATCCGCATCGTTCAACGCACGCCCGGGCGCGTCGACATCGAACTCGTCGCGGGCACGAGCGACGCCGGCGGCCGATTCAGCGCCGACATCGAACCCGAGGCGCCGACACCCGAGACCCGCTACGAGTTTGCGGTCGACACCGCGCACTACTTTGCCGACGTCACCGGCACGCGGCCCGCCGTGGTGGATGAGATCACGGTGCGCTTTGCCCTGCCCGACCCCGCCGCGCGCTACCACATGCCGCTGATGATCGCGCCGAACAGCTACAGCCTCTGGTGGTCGCCACCCGGCGGCTGA
- the ilvC gene encoding ketol-acid reductoisomerase has translation MGQNYFNTLPLRVQLEELAKCRFMGSDEFAEGVDYIRGKKIVIVGCGAQGLNQGLNLRDSGLDVSYALRQAAIDEQRQSWKNATENGFTVGTYEELIPNADIVMNLTPDKQHTAVVNAVMPLMKDGACLDYAHGFNLVEEGMQVRPELTVVMMCPKCPGSEVRAEYVRGFGVPTLIAVHRENDPNGDGLKIAKALAVGTGGHRAGVLESSPIAEVKSDLMGEQTILCGMLQTGSILCYDKMIEEGIDAGYAAKLVQYGWETVTEALKYGGVTHMMDRLSNPAKIRAWELSEELKDILRPLFQKHQDDIMSGHFSSTMMADWANDDANLLGWRAATAETDFEKQTITEDEITEQEYFDKGILMVAMVRAGVELAYETMVDAGIIEESAYYESLHETPLIANTIARRKLYEMNVVISDTAEYGCYLFDHAARPLLAEQFMPKLKSDVIGKGLDADDAGVDNKTLVDINAALRAHSVEVVGTKLRGFMTGMKAIV, from the coding sequence ATGGGACAGAATTACTTCAACACGCTGCCGCTGCGTGTTCAGCTCGAAGAACTCGCCAAGTGCCGCTTTATGGGCAGCGACGAGTTTGCCGAGGGTGTGGACTACATCCGCGGCAAGAAGATCGTCATCGTCGGATGCGGCGCCCAGGGCCTGAACCAGGGCCTGAACCTGCGCGATTCCGGCCTCGACGTGAGCTACGCGCTGCGCCAGGCCGCGATCGACGAGCAGCGCCAGTCGTGGAAGAACGCGACCGAGAACGGCTTCACCGTCGGCACCTACGAGGAGCTGATCCCGAACGCCGACATCGTCATGAACCTGACCCCGGACAAGCAGCACACCGCGGTCGTCAACGCGGTCATGCCGCTGATGAAGGACGGCGCCTGCCTCGACTACGCCCACGGCTTCAACCTGGTCGAGGAGGGTATGCAGGTCCGGCCCGAACTCACCGTCGTGATGATGTGCCCGAAATGCCCAGGCTCCGAGGTGCGCGCCGAGTACGTGCGCGGCTTCGGTGTGCCGACGCTGATTGCCGTGCACCGTGAGAACGACCCGAACGGCGACGGCCTGAAGATCGCCAAGGCCCTGGCGGTCGGCACCGGTGGCCACCGCGCCGGCGTGCTCGAATCCTCGCCGATCGCCGAGGTCAAGTCCGATCTCATGGGCGAGCAGACCATCCTCTGCGGCATGCTCCAGACCGGGTCAATCTTGTGTTATGACAAGATGATCGAGGAAGGCATCGACGCGGGCTACGCGGCCAAGCTCGTGCAGTACGGCTGGGAGACCGTCACCGAGGCGCTGAAGTACGGCGGCGTCACTCACATGATGGACCGTCTGTCCAACCCGGCGAAGATCCGCGCGTGGGAACTCTCCGAGGAGCTCAAGGACATCCTGCGTCCGCTGTTCCAGAAGCACCAGGACGACATCATGTCGGGCCACTTCTCGAGCACCATGATGGCCGACTGGGCCAACGACGACGCCAACCTGCTCGGCTGGCGCGCCGCCACCGCCGAGACCGACTTCGAGAAGCAGACGATCACCGAAGACGAGATCACCGAGCAGGAGTACTTCGACAAGGGCATCCTGATGGTCGCCATGGTGCGCGCCGGGGTCGAGCTTGCGTATGAGACCATGGTCGACGCCGGTATCATCGAGGAGAGCGCCTACTACGAGTCGCTGCACGAGACCCCGCTGATCGCGAACACCATCGCGCGACGCAAGCTGTACGAGATGAACGTGGTCATCTCCGACACCGCCGAGTACGGCTGCTACCTGTTCGATCACGCCGCGCGTCCGCTGCTGGCCGAGCAGTTCATGCCCAAGCTCAAGAGCGACGTGATCGGCAAAGGCCTCGACGCCGACGACGCCGGTGTCGACAACAAGACCCTCGTCGACATCAACGCCGCCTTGCGCGCCCACTCGGTCGAAGTGGTCGGCACCAAGCTGCGCGGCTTCATGACCGGCATGAAGGCCATCGTCTGA
- a CDS encoding MaoC family dehydratase, whose amino-acid sequence MRFDDINEGDVYQAGPVSVSAEEIVAFAERYDPQWFHTDPARAEGGPYRGLIASGWQTCGLAMRLAVDTVLTGSESVGSPGVDALRWHAPVRPGDALTLRITVTEKRRSRKRATRGVLCWHWQLHNQDGVQVLSLDATSLFELSD is encoded by the coding sequence ATGCGGTTTGACGACATCAACGAAGGGGATGTGTACCAGGCCGGGCCAGTCTCGGTTTCGGCCGAGGAGATCGTCGCGTTCGCCGAGCGCTACGACCCGCAGTGGTTTCACACCGACCCGGCGCGCGCCGAAGGTGGGCCCTACCGCGGCCTGATCGCGAGCGGCTGGCAGACCTGTGGGCTCGCGATGCGCCTCGCTGTCGACACCGTGTTGACCGGGTCGGAAAGTGTCGGCTCGCCCGGCGTCGACGCCCTGCGCTGGCACGCCCCCGTGCGACCGGGTGATGCGCTGACACTGCGCATCACGGTCACCGAGAAGCGCCGCTCGCGCAAACGCGCCACCCGCGGCGTGCTGTGCTGGCACTGGCAGCTGCACAACCAGGACGGTGTGCAGGTGCTCTCGCTCGACGCGACGAGTCTGTTCGAGTTGTCGGACTGA